The following proteins are co-located in the Candidatus Omnitrophota bacterium genome:
- a CDS encoding response regulator: MKRRADLEAEPSRNFRILIVEDSDATLEMMLDDLQKLGYRAEGVTTAEDAIRVLEETPYNLALVDMVLPGKGGLWLIGEIQRHFPSVICVLMTGNQSVQSGVEAAELGAKGYLIKPLRSKELQIAIERARKIYDIELERQKKQVEIAKELKRLSDKAQDLASEAPDESGKSE, translated from the coding sequence TTGAAGCGGAGGGCAGATTTGGAAGCCGAACCCAGCCGGAATTTCCGTATTCTGATCGTCGAGGATAGCGATGCGACCCTTGAGATGATGCTCGACGATCTCCAAAAACTTGGATATCGCGCTGAAGGCGTGACAACCGCCGAGGACGCGATCCGGGTCCTCGAAGAAACCCCTTATAACTTGGCCCTTGTGGACATGGTCCTCCCCGGAAAGGGAGGACTTTGGCTTATTGGAGAGATCCAGAGGCACTTCCCCAGCGTGATCTGCGTGCTCATGACCGGAAACCAGAGTGTGCAGTCCGGGGTGGAGGCCGCGGAGCTCGGGGCCAAAGGGTATTTGATCAAGCCCCTGCGCTCCAAGGAGCTGCAGATCGCCATCGAGCGCGCGCGAAAAATTTACGATATTGAGCTCGAGCGCCAGAAGAAGCAGGTGGAGATCGCCAAGGAGCTCAAGCGTTTGTCGGACAAGGCCCAAGATCTCGCTTCCGAAGCACCCGACGAGTCCGGCAAGTCAGAGTAG
- the mutS gene encoding DNA mismatch repair protein MutS → MPEYTPMMQQYLKLRRSLPEDTLLFFRLGDFYEMFLEDAKRASQILDLVLTGREAGKAGRVPMCGVPYHSAESYIAKLTRSGLKVAICEQVEDPAQAKGLVDRQVTRIVTPATNLEEMEGEAPTYIVCVAPDRESCGLAYLDLGTGEFCVTGLARQDLAAHLAALQPVELVLPESLKETEQLNTWTADCAKTVPTFYEPWVFAPDHARDLLLRTFSLHSLESLSLSPEQSAAAGVLVYYLRDHRHESLGHLSLPRAYQKSQFMEISSVAQKHLELFEASDGGDKNLTLYGCLKGAQTGMGSRCLWRWLRQPLREVKPINARLDAVQVLFDSAVARTEFRAQLKKVGDAERLVARLTCGRAGGRDLVLLREFLRSVPGLKGVLKGLSAELIEEQSAALQPLPELEALLSRAVVDEPPLTLRDGGVIRDGYDAALDEQRALSKGGKQALVEIQRREVERTGIKTMKIKFNKVFGYYLEVSNANRKAVPEDYIRKQTLVNAERFITPELKEFEEKILTASERARSLEEELFRDLVRKVLVHTEALKGSAEAAGVLDCLAHLAYVAARYGYVRPLIEDTDELWIRGGRHPVVERVLPTGAFVENDLRMSRSKDQLLVLTGPNMSGKSTFIRQNALIVILAQMGSFVPAAECKVGLVDQVFTRIGASDALARGQSTFMVEMTEVAQILNHVTDRSLVIMDEVGRGTSTLDGIAIAHAVCEYLTEESGLRPRALFATHYHELTDLAGVLPRVKNYNVAVREDERGVTFLHKILPGGTDRSYGIHVASLAGLPRSTIERAEKILKRLEGERLESSPSWGAVLGTPAGETEGQLEFGTWVAEIKEHPLIEELRELIPEKMTPIEALNTLYRWKQALEEKHDAHRSPS, encoded by the coding sequence ATGCCTGAATACACCCCCATGATGCAGCAGTATCTCAAGTTGCGGCGCAGCCTCCCGGAGGACACCCTCCTTTTTTTCCGCCTGGGCGATTTTTACGAGATGTTTCTTGAGGATGCCAAGCGCGCCTCGCAGATTCTGGATTTGGTGCTTACGGGCCGGGAAGCGGGGAAGGCCGGCCGCGTGCCCATGTGCGGGGTTCCTTATCACAGCGCGGAATCCTATATTGCAAAGCTCACGCGTTCCGGACTCAAAGTTGCTATTTGTGAACAGGTTGAAGATCCGGCCCAGGCCAAGGGGTTGGTGGACCGGCAGGTCACGCGCATTGTAACCCCCGCAACCAATCTTGAAGAGATGGAGGGCGAGGCTCCGACCTATATTGTGTGTGTGGCGCCAGACAGAGAAAGTTGCGGGCTGGCCTATTTGGATTTGGGCACAGGGGAGTTTTGCGTGACCGGTTTGGCCCGGCAAGATTTGGCCGCGCATTTGGCTGCTTTGCAACCCGTGGAATTGGTTTTGCCCGAGAGTTTAAAAGAAACAGAGCAGCTCAACACCTGGACTGCGGACTGTGCGAAGACTGTTCCGACGTTTTACGAGCCCTGGGTCTTTGCTCCCGACCACGCGCGGGATTTGTTGCTGCGCACCTTTTCTCTGCACTCCCTGGAATCTCTTTCCCTCAGTCCCGAGCAATCGGCAGCCGCAGGCGTTCTGGTCTATTATTTGCGCGACCACCGGCATGAATCCCTCGGCCATTTGAGTTTGCCCCGCGCGTATCAAAAGTCACAGTTCATGGAAATCAGTTCAGTGGCTCAAAAACATCTGGAGCTGTTTGAGGCTTCGGACGGCGGAGACAAGAACCTGACTTTGTACGGCTGCTTGAAGGGTGCGCAAACAGGCATGGGCTCGCGCTGTTTGTGGCGGTGGTTGCGTCAGCCTTTGCGGGAGGTGAAACCCATCAATGCGCGGCTCGACGCAGTGCAAGTGCTTTTTGATTCAGCAGTTGCGCGGACGGAATTCCGGGCGCAGCTTAAGAAAGTCGGCGATGCGGAGCGCTTGGTGGCGCGGCTCACGTGCGGGCGCGCCGGGGGCCGGGATCTTGTTCTGCTCCGGGAATTCTTGCGCAGTGTGCCTGGTTTAAAGGGAGTACTCAAGGGACTCAGCGCGGAACTGATTGAAGAGCAGTCCGCGGCTTTGCAGCCCTTGCCGGAGCTGGAAGCCCTGTTGAGCCGGGCCGTGGTGGACGAACCGCCGCTGACGCTTCGCGACGGAGGCGTGATTCGTGATGGCTATGATGCGGCTCTGGACGAACAACGCGCTCTTTCCAAAGGCGGCAAACAGGCCTTGGTCGAGATCCAGCGCCGTGAAGTCGAGCGCACAGGCATCAAGACAATGAAGATTAAATTCAATAAGGTCTTTGGCTATTACCTGGAGGTGAGCAATGCCAACCGCAAGGCTGTGCCGGAAGATTATATCCGCAAGCAAACTTTGGTGAATGCGGAACGTTTCATCACCCCGGAGCTCAAGGAATTTGAAGAAAAGATTTTGACGGCTTCGGAGCGCGCGCGCAGTTTGGAAGAGGAGCTGTTCCGGGATTTGGTGAGGAAGGTCCTTGTGCATACCGAAGCGCTCAAGGGTTCGGCCGAAGCCGCGGGTGTGTTGGACTGTCTGGCGCACCTGGCGTATGTGGCCGCGCGTTACGGCTATGTGCGTCCTTTGATCGAGGACACGGATGAGCTTTGGATCCGGGGCGGGCGCCACCCTGTGGTCGAGCGGGTGTTGCCCACAGGCGCCTTTGTGGAAAACGATTTGCGCATGAGCCGTTCCAAGGATCAGCTTCTGGTGCTTACGGGGCCGAACATGTCGGGCAAGTCCACCTTTATCCGGCAAAATGCGCTCATTGTGATTCTGGCGCAGATGGGTTCCTTTGTGCCGGCCGCCGAATGCAAGGTGGGTCTGGTGGATCAAGTCTTTACGCGAATAGGCGCTTCCGATGCCCTGGCGCGCGGGCAGAGCACTTTTATGGTGGAGATGACCGAGGTCGCGCAGATCCTCAACCATGTCACGGACCGCAGTCTGGTGATCATGGATGAAGTGGGGCGCGGCACCTCCACCTTGGACGGAATCGCCATTGCGCACGCAGTCTGCGAATACCTCACCGAAGAAAGCGGGCTCCGGCCGCGCGCCCTGTTTGCCACGCACTATCACGAACTCACGGATTTGGCCGGTGTCTTGCCGCGGGTAAAGAACTACAACGTGGCTGTGCGCGAGGACGAACGGGGAGTGACATTTCTGCATAAGATTTTGCCCGGGGGGACAGACCGCAGCTATGGGATCCATGTGGCCTCTTTGGCAGGGCTGCCGAGATCGACGATCGAGCGCGCGGAGAAGATTTTGAAACGCCTGGAAGGGGAGCGTCTTGAGAGCAGTCCTTCTTGGGGCGCGGTTTTGGGAACTCCCGCCGGAGAGACTGAAGGGCAATTGGAATTTGGAACGTGGGTCGCTGAGATTAAGGAACATCCGCTCATTGAAGAGTTGCGGGAGCTGATTCCGGAAAAGATGACACCTATTGAAGCGCTGAACACCTTGTACCGGTGGAAGCAGGCATTGGAGGAAAAGCATGACGCGCATCGCTCGCCTTCCTGA
- the mutL gene encoding DNA mismatch repair endonuclease MutL encodes MTRIARLPEEVVEKIAAGEVIERPASIVKELIENSLDAGASSIEVVYQNGGKREIRVTDNGCGMTAEELPLSVEHHATSKIRGAEDLLTIHSFGFRGEALTSIGAVSRLRIRSRAGGESTGTEMLCEGGRRSASAEVGMSTGTSVIVEDLFFNTPARRKFLKADSREGAEILHTVRKAALAHPKVSFRVLDGARVMEDFEAVPSDQERVHAVSKADWSLDPLALQLEVQGVQVEAFLSRPQFSRVNRTGQEFFVNRRPVTAPWLSYALSRAYGETLPHGRFPMGVVFLNLESSRLDVNVHPTKREVRISGERELQNALSEAVGRAISGKDLFPKSTFSKDPMTPPFEGGGLRPESHASEERIILHPVSVSEPELNYKGTQTASSDAPDTLVTQNLNRLGVVRVLGQMRSSYILAESSEGLMLVDQHAAHERIHYEKLLQCLKGGEPQSQRLLLPETLELPPARAQTLEQSLGLLQRIGFLVEPFGDSTFVINGVPPFLHGEVVQHLEDFLDQVEEGADRLNVEEQQKALAALVACKVRSVKAGQALAPQAMLSLLETLAACESPFTCPHGRPTLIKLSFPEIEKQFGRR; translated from the coding sequence ATGACGCGCATCGCTCGCCTTCCTGAGGAGGTCGTGGAGAAGATTGCAGCCGGAGAGGTGATTGAGCGGCCCGCGTCCATTGTCAAAGAGCTGATAGAAAATTCTCTGGACGCAGGGGCGAGTTCCATTGAGGTGGTCTATCAAAACGGCGGAAAGCGGGAGATTCGCGTTACGGACAACGGGTGCGGGATGACGGCTGAGGAATTGCCCTTGTCGGTGGAACACCATGCCACGAGCAAGATCCGGGGCGCGGAGGACCTCTTGACGATCCACTCCTTTGGATTCCGGGGGGAGGCCTTGACATCCATCGGAGCGGTATCGCGGTTGCGGATTCGTTCGCGCGCCGGGGGAGAATCGACAGGCACGGAAATGCTGTGCGAGGGAGGCCGCCGCAGTGCTTCTGCCGAGGTGGGGATGAGTACCGGCACGAGCGTGATCGTGGAAGACCTCTTCTTTAACACACCGGCACGCCGTAAATTTCTGAAGGCCGACAGTCGCGAGGGCGCGGAGATCCTTCACACGGTGCGCAAGGCAGCCCTGGCCCATCCCAAGGTGAGCTTTCGTGTGCTCGACGGCGCGCGGGTGATGGAGGACTTTGAAGCGGTCCCTTCGGACCAGGAGCGCGTGCATGCAGTGAGCAAAGCGGATTGGAGTCTGGATCCTTTGGCGCTGCAGCTTGAAGTGCAGGGAGTCCAAGTGGAGGCTTTTTTGAGCCGGCCGCAGTTTTCGCGCGTTAACCGGACGGGACAGGAGTTTTTTGTGAACCGTAGACCGGTCACGGCGCCCTGGCTTTCCTATGCCCTTTCACGCGCTTATGGGGAGACTTTGCCCCACGGGCGTTTTCCCATGGGCGTGGTCTTCCTTAACTTGGAGAGCAGCCGTTTGGATGTCAATGTGCATCCCACCAAACGCGAGGTGCGCATTTCCGGAGAGAGAGAATTACAAAATGCCTTGAGTGAAGCGGTGGGGCGAGCGATCAGCGGCAAGGATCTCTTTCCCAAATCGACATTCAGCAAGGATCCGATGACACCGCCTTTTGAAGGCGGCGGCCTGCGGCCGGAAAGTCATGCGAGTGAGGAGCGGATTATTCTGCACCCGGTTTCTGTGTCCGAGCCCGAGTTGAACTACAAAGGCACTCAGACTGCTTCGTCGGATGCGCCGGACACCCTGGTGACCCAGAACCTGAACCGCCTGGGTGTGGTGCGCGTGCTGGGACAGATGCGCTCCAGCTATATTTTGGCCGAGAGTTCCGAAGGCTTGATGCTGGTGGACCAACATGCGGCCCATGAGCGGATCCACTACGAAAAGCTGCTGCAGTGCCTGAAAGGCGGGGAGCCGCAGTCCCAGCGCCTGCTCTTGCCCGAGACTCTGGAGTTGCCGCCTGCGCGCGCACAGACCCTGGAACAGTCTCTGGGACTTTTGCAACGCATCGGATTCTTGGTGGAGCCCTTCGGGGATTCGACATTTGTGATCAACGGCGTGCCGCCTTTTTTGCACGGAGAAGTGGTGCAGCACTTGGAGGACTTCCTGGACCAAGTGGAGGAAGGGGCGGATCGCCTGAATGTGGAAGAGCAGCAAAAAGCATTGGCCGCGCTGGTCGCGTGCAAGGTCCGTTCGGTCAAGGCCGGGCAGGCCTTGGCCCCTCAAGCTATGCTCTCCTTGCTCGAGACCCTGGCCGCGTGTGAGAGCCCCTTTACCTGCCCGCACGGCAGGCCGACCCTGATCAAGCTCAGCTTTCCGGAAATCGAGAAGCAATTCGGCCGCCGATAA